The following are from one region of the Erinaceus europaeus chromosome 22, mEriEur2.1, whole genome shotgun sequence genome:
- the JAG2 gene encoding protein jagged-2 isoform X5 encodes MRARGRGRLPGRLLLLLLALCVQAARPLGYFELQLSALLNANGELLSGACCDGAGRPARTGGCGHDECDTYVRVCLKEYQTQVTPTGSCSYGHGATPVLGGNSFHLPAARDRARVRPGGAEAPGLVVIPFQFAWPRSFTLIVEAWDWDNSTSLDDELIERVSHTGMITPDERWKSLRFSGHVAQLELRIRVRCGENYYGTSCNKLCRPRDDFFGHYTCDQYGNKACMDGWMGKECKDAVCKQGCSLLHGRCSVPGECRCSYGWQGRFCDDCVPYPGCMHGSCVEPWQCNCETNWGGLLCNKDLNYCGSHHPCVNGGTCINAEPDQYRCACPQGYSGQNCERAEHACASNPCANGGSCHEVPSGFECHCPSGWSGPTCALDIDECMSSPCAAGGTCVDQVDGFECLCPEQWVGATCQLDANECDGRPCLNAFSCKNLIGGYYCDCLPGWKGANCHINVNDCRGQCLHGGTCKDLVNGYQCVCPRGFGGRHCELELDECASSPCLAGGLCEDLVGGFFCHCPKGFSGPLCEVNIDFCEPSPCQNGARCYNLEGDYYCACPDHMGGKNCSEAREPCPGGTCGVIDGCGSEARPRVAGAVPSSVCGPHGHCVSLPGGNFSCVCDSGFTGTYCHENIDDCLSRPCRNGGTCIDDVDAFRCFCPSGWEGELCDTNPNDCLPDPCHSRGRCYDLVSDFYCACVDGWKGKTCHSREFQCDAYTCSNGGTCYDNGDTFHCACPPGWKGSTCNIPKNSSCLPNPCMNGGTCVGSGDSFSCICRDGWEGHTCTHNTNDCNPLPCYNGGLCVDGINWFRCECAAGFAGPDCRINIDECQSSPCAYGATCVDEINGYRCSCPPGRAGQRCQDVIFLGRPCWSRGAPFPHGSSWLEDCNSCRCLDGRRDCSKVWCGQKPCLLVGPPDTLRAQCPPGQRCLDRTPGQCLQPPCAAWGECGTEEPLPPGTPCVPRSRHLDNNCARLTLHFNLEQVPQAAGLALITPTLHFSASPTPCPGHHCGGHLLRDPCPASHQVSGPRPPAGATM; translated from the exons ATGCGGGCGCGGGGCCGGGGGCGCCTGCCCGggcggctgctgctgctgctgctggcgcTGTGCGTGCAG GCGGCGCGGCCCCTGGGCTATTTCGAGCTGCAGCTGAGCGCGCTGCTGAACGCCAACGGGGAGCTGCTGAGCGGCGCCTGCTGCGACGGCGCCGGGCGGCCGGCGCGCACGGGGGGCTGCGGCCACGACGAGTGCGACACGTACGTGCGCGTGTGCCTCAAGGAGTACCAGACGCAGGTGACGCCCACGGGGTCCTGCAGCTACGGCCACGGCGCCACGCCCGTGTTGGGTGGCAACTCCTTCCACCTGCCGGCCGCGAGGGACCGGGCGCGGGTGCGGCCAGGCGGTGCGGAGGCCCCGGGGCTCGTCGTCATCCCCTTCCAGTTCGCCTGGCCG CGCTCCTTTACGCTCATTGTGGAAGCCTGGGACTGGGACAACTCCACCAGCCTGGATG ACGAACTGATCGAACGGGTGTCGCACACGGGTATGATCACGCCGGATGAGCGCTGGAAGAGCCTGCGCTTTAGTGGCCATGTGGCCCAGCTGGAGCTGCGTATCCGTGTGCGCTGTGGTGAGAACTACTACGGCACCTCCTGCAATAAGCTCTGCCGGCCGCGCGATGACTTCTTCGGCCACTACACCTGCGATCAGTATGGCAACAAGGCCTGCATGGACGGCTGGATGGGCAAGGAGTGCAAGGACG ctgtgtgcaaGCAGGGTTGTAGCCTGCTCCATGGGCGGTGCTCCGTGCCGGGTGAGTGCAG GTGCAGCTACGGCTGGCAGGGGCGCTTCTGTGACGACTGTGTCCCCTATCCTGGCTGTATGCACGGCAGCTGCGTGGAGCCCTGGCAGTGTAACTGCGAGACCAACTGGGGTGGCCTTCTCTGCAACAAAG accTGAACTACTGCGGCAGCCACCATCCCTGTGTCAATGGGGGCACCTGCATCAACGCAGAGCCGGACCAGTACCGCTGTGCCTGCCCCCAGGGCTACTCGGGCCAGAACTGCGAGCGGG CTGAACACGCCTGTGCTTCTAACCCCTGTGCCAACGGGGGGTCCTGCCACGAGGTGCCCTCCGGCTTCGAGTGTCACTGCCCCTCGGGCTGGAGTGGGCCCACCTGTGCTCTGG ACATTGACGAGTGCATGTCCAGCCCGTGTGCAGCCGGGGGCACCTGCGTGGACCAGGTGGACGGCTTCGAGTGcctctgccctgagcagtgggtgGGGGCCACCTGCCAGCTGG ACGCCAATGAGTGTGACGGGCGGCCGTGCCTTAACGCTTTTTCTTGCAAAAACCTGATTGGTGGCTATTACTGTGATTGCCTGCCGGGCTGGAAGGGCGCCAACTGCCACATCA ATGTCAACGACTGTCGTGGGCAGTGTCTGCACGGGGGTACCTGcaag GACCTGGTGAATGGCTACCAGTGTGTGTGTCCGCGGGGCTTTGGCGGCCGACACTGCGAGCTGGAGCTAGACGAGTGTGCCAGCAGTCCCTGCCTTGCAGGCGGGCTCTGTGAGGACCTGGTGGGCGGCTTCTTCTGCCACTGCCCCAAGGGCTTCTCAGGGCCACTCTGCGAG GTGAACATCGACTTCTGTGAGCCCAGCCCCTGCCAGAACGGGGCACGCTGCTACAACCTGGAGGGTGACTACTACTGCGCCTGTCCTGACCACATGGGTGGCAAGAACTGCTCGGAGGCACGGGAGCCATGCCCGGGAGGGACCTGTGGAG TGATCGATGGCTGTGGGTCCGAGGCTAGGCCCAGGGTGGCTGGCGCTGTACCATCCAGTGTGTGTGGCCCCCACGGACATTGTGTCAGTCTACCTGGGGGAAACTTCTCCTGCGTCTGTgacagtggcttcacaggcactTACTGCCACGAGA ACATTGACGACTGCCTGAGCCGGCCTTGCCGCAATGGAGGCACGTGTATCGATGATGTGGATGCCTTTCGCTGCTTCTGCCCCAGCGGCTGGGAGGGCGAGCTCTGTGACACCA ATCCCAACGACTGCCTCCCCGATCCCTGCCATAGCCGCGGCCGTTGCTACGACCTGGTCAGTGACTTCTATTGCGCGTGTGTGGATGGCTGGAAGGGCAAGACCTGCCACTCGC GTGAGTTCCAGTGTGATGCCTACACCTGCAGCAATGGCGGCACCTGCTATGACAATGGGGACACTTTCCACTGCGCCTGCCCACCTGGCTGGAAGGGCAGCACCTGCAACATCC ctAAGAACAGCAGCTGCCTGCCCAACCCCTGCATGAATGGGGGCACCTGTGTAGGCAGTGGGGACTCCTTCTCCTGCATCTGCCGAGATGGCTGGGAGGGCCACACCTGCACCCACA ACACCAACGACTGCAACCCCCTGCCGTG CTACAATGGTGGCCTCTGTGTGGATGGCATCAACTGGTTCCGCTGCGAGTGTGCTGCGGGCTTCGCGGGCCCAGACTGCCGCATCA ATATTGACGAGTGCCAGTCCTCCCCCTGTGCTTATGGGGCCACCTGCGTGGACGAGATCAATGGCTATCGTTGCAGCTGCCCACCAGGCCGGGCAGGACAACGGTGCCAGGATG TGATCTTCCTGGGGAGGCCCTGCTGGTCACGGGGTGCGCCCTTCCCGCACGGCAGCTCCTGGCTGGAGGACTGCAACAGTTGCCGCTGCCTGGATGGCCGCCGAGACTGCAGCAAG GTGTGGTGTGGGCAGAAGCCCTGCCTGCTGGTAGGCCCTCCGGACACCCTGCGTGCCCAGTGCCCACCTGGCCAGAGGTGCCTGGACAGGACTCCCGGCCAGTGTCTGCAGCCACCCTGTGCGGCCTGGGGTGAGTGTGGGACTGAGGAGCCCCTGCCACCCGGCACCCCCTGCGTGCCGCGCTCCCGCCACTTAGACAACAACTGCG
- the JAG2 gene encoding protein jagged-2 isoform X4: protein MRARGRGRLPGRLLLLLLALCVQAARPLGYFELQLSALLNANGELLSGACCDGAGRPARTGGCGHDECDTYVRVCLKEYQTQVTPTGSCSYGHGATPVLGGNSFHLPAARDRARVRPGGAEAPGLVVIPFQFAWPRSFTLIVEAWDWDNSTSLDDELIERVSHTGMITPDERWKSLRFSGHVAQLELRIRVRCGENYYGTSCNKLCRPRDDFFGHYTCDQYGNKACMDGWMGKECKDAVCKQGCSLLHGRCSVPGECRCSYGWQGRFCDDCVPYPGCMHGSCVEPWQCNCETNWGGLLCNKDLNYCGSHHPCVNGGTCINAEPDQYRCACPQGYSGQNCERAEHACASNPCANGGSCHEVPSGFECHCPSGWSGPTCALDIDECMSSPCAAGGTCVDQVDGFECLCPEQWVGATCQLDANECDGRPCLNAFSCKNLIGGYYCDCLPGWKGANCHINVNDCRGQCLHGGTCKDLVNGYQCVCPRGFGGRHCELELDECASSPCLAGGLCEDLVGGFFCHCPKGFSGPLCEVNIDFCEPSPCQNGARCYNLEGDYYCACPDHMGGKNCSEAREPCPGGTCGVIDGCGSEARPRVAGAVPSSVCGPHGHCVSLPGGNFSCVCDSGFTGTYCHENIDDCLSRPCRNGGTCIDDVDAFRCFCPSGWEGELCDTNPNDCLPDPCHSRGRCYDLVSDFYCACVDGWKGKTCHSREFQCDAYTCSNGGTCYDNGDTFHCACPPGWKGSTCNIPKNSSCLPNPCMNGGTCVGSGDSFSCICRDGWEGHTCTHNTNDCNPLPCYNGGLCVDGINWFRCECAAGFAGPDCRINIDECQSSPCAYGATCVDEINGYRCSCPPGRAGQRCQDVIFLGRPCWSRGAPFPHGSSWLEDCNSCRCLDGRRDCSKVWCGQKPCLLVGPPDTLRAQCPPGQRCLDRTPGQCLQPPCAAWGECGTEEPLPPGTPCVPRSRHLDNNCARLTLHFNLEQVPQGTTVGAICSGIRALPAIRSVARDRLLVLLCDRPSTGASEVEVAVVSVGDQALPCARGGV, encoded by the exons ATGCGGGCGCGGGGCCGGGGGCGCCTGCCCGggcggctgctgctgctgctgctggcgcTGTGCGTGCAG GCGGCGCGGCCCCTGGGCTATTTCGAGCTGCAGCTGAGCGCGCTGCTGAACGCCAACGGGGAGCTGCTGAGCGGCGCCTGCTGCGACGGCGCCGGGCGGCCGGCGCGCACGGGGGGCTGCGGCCACGACGAGTGCGACACGTACGTGCGCGTGTGCCTCAAGGAGTACCAGACGCAGGTGACGCCCACGGGGTCCTGCAGCTACGGCCACGGCGCCACGCCCGTGTTGGGTGGCAACTCCTTCCACCTGCCGGCCGCGAGGGACCGGGCGCGGGTGCGGCCAGGCGGTGCGGAGGCCCCGGGGCTCGTCGTCATCCCCTTCCAGTTCGCCTGGCCG CGCTCCTTTACGCTCATTGTGGAAGCCTGGGACTGGGACAACTCCACCAGCCTGGATG ACGAACTGATCGAACGGGTGTCGCACACGGGTATGATCACGCCGGATGAGCGCTGGAAGAGCCTGCGCTTTAGTGGCCATGTGGCCCAGCTGGAGCTGCGTATCCGTGTGCGCTGTGGTGAGAACTACTACGGCACCTCCTGCAATAAGCTCTGCCGGCCGCGCGATGACTTCTTCGGCCACTACACCTGCGATCAGTATGGCAACAAGGCCTGCATGGACGGCTGGATGGGCAAGGAGTGCAAGGACG ctgtgtgcaaGCAGGGTTGTAGCCTGCTCCATGGGCGGTGCTCCGTGCCGGGTGAGTGCAG GTGCAGCTACGGCTGGCAGGGGCGCTTCTGTGACGACTGTGTCCCCTATCCTGGCTGTATGCACGGCAGCTGCGTGGAGCCCTGGCAGTGTAACTGCGAGACCAACTGGGGTGGCCTTCTCTGCAACAAAG accTGAACTACTGCGGCAGCCACCATCCCTGTGTCAATGGGGGCACCTGCATCAACGCAGAGCCGGACCAGTACCGCTGTGCCTGCCCCCAGGGCTACTCGGGCCAGAACTGCGAGCGGG CTGAACACGCCTGTGCTTCTAACCCCTGTGCCAACGGGGGGTCCTGCCACGAGGTGCCCTCCGGCTTCGAGTGTCACTGCCCCTCGGGCTGGAGTGGGCCCACCTGTGCTCTGG ACATTGACGAGTGCATGTCCAGCCCGTGTGCAGCCGGGGGCACCTGCGTGGACCAGGTGGACGGCTTCGAGTGcctctgccctgagcagtgggtgGGGGCCACCTGCCAGCTGG ACGCCAATGAGTGTGACGGGCGGCCGTGCCTTAACGCTTTTTCTTGCAAAAACCTGATTGGTGGCTATTACTGTGATTGCCTGCCGGGCTGGAAGGGCGCCAACTGCCACATCA ATGTCAACGACTGTCGTGGGCAGTGTCTGCACGGGGGTACCTGcaag GACCTGGTGAATGGCTACCAGTGTGTGTGTCCGCGGGGCTTTGGCGGCCGACACTGCGAGCTGGAGCTAGACGAGTGTGCCAGCAGTCCCTGCCTTGCAGGCGGGCTCTGTGAGGACCTGGTGGGCGGCTTCTTCTGCCACTGCCCCAAGGGCTTCTCAGGGCCACTCTGCGAG GTGAACATCGACTTCTGTGAGCCCAGCCCCTGCCAGAACGGGGCACGCTGCTACAACCTGGAGGGTGACTACTACTGCGCCTGTCCTGACCACATGGGTGGCAAGAACTGCTCGGAGGCACGGGAGCCATGCCCGGGAGGGACCTGTGGAG TGATCGATGGCTGTGGGTCCGAGGCTAGGCCCAGGGTGGCTGGCGCTGTACCATCCAGTGTGTGTGGCCCCCACGGACATTGTGTCAGTCTACCTGGGGGAAACTTCTCCTGCGTCTGTgacagtggcttcacaggcactTACTGCCACGAGA ACATTGACGACTGCCTGAGCCGGCCTTGCCGCAATGGAGGCACGTGTATCGATGATGTGGATGCCTTTCGCTGCTTCTGCCCCAGCGGCTGGGAGGGCGAGCTCTGTGACACCA ATCCCAACGACTGCCTCCCCGATCCCTGCCATAGCCGCGGCCGTTGCTACGACCTGGTCAGTGACTTCTATTGCGCGTGTGTGGATGGCTGGAAGGGCAAGACCTGCCACTCGC GTGAGTTCCAGTGTGATGCCTACACCTGCAGCAATGGCGGCACCTGCTATGACAATGGGGACACTTTCCACTGCGCCTGCCCACCTGGCTGGAAGGGCAGCACCTGCAACATCC ctAAGAACAGCAGCTGCCTGCCCAACCCCTGCATGAATGGGGGCACCTGTGTAGGCAGTGGGGACTCCTTCTCCTGCATCTGCCGAGATGGCTGGGAGGGCCACACCTGCACCCACA ACACCAACGACTGCAACCCCCTGCCGTG CTACAATGGTGGCCTCTGTGTGGATGGCATCAACTGGTTCCGCTGCGAGTGTGCTGCGGGCTTCGCGGGCCCAGACTGCCGCATCA ATATTGACGAGTGCCAGTCCTCCCCCTGTGCTTATGGGGCCACCTGCGTGGACGAGATCAATGGCTATCGTTGCAGCTGCCCACCAGGCCGGGCAGGACAACGGTGCCAGGATG TGATCTTCCTGGGGAGGCCCTGCTGGTCACGGGGTGCGCCCTTCCCGCACGGCAGCTCCTGGCTGGAGGACTGCAACAGTTGCCGCTGCCTGGATGGCCGCCGAGACTGCAGCAAG GTGTGGTGTGGGCAGAAGCCCTGCCTGCTGGTAGGCCCTCCGGACACCCTGCGTGCCCAGTGCCCACCTGGCCAGAGGTGCCTGGACAGGACTCCCGGCCAGTGTCTGCAGCCACCCTGTGCGGCCTGGGGTGAGTGTGGGACTGAGGAGCCCCTGCCACCCGGCACCCCCTGCGTGCCGCGCTCCCGCCACTTAGACAACAACTGCG
- the NUDT14 gene encoding uridine diphosphate glucose pyrophosphatase NUDT14, with the protein MERIEEAAVGPCAASPYLRPLTMRYRQNGIQKSWDFMKTHDSVAVLLFNTSQRSLVLVRQFRPAVYAGEVERHFPGALAVGQDAPRALPSLPGSVGVTHELCAGLVDRPGLSLEEAACEEVWEECGYRLVPSALRRVATYKAGVGVTCSSQTMFYAEVTNSQRQGPGGGLEKEGELIQVVHLPLQGAQAFAEDPAVPKTLGVLFGISWFLSHVAPGLGPP; encoded by the exons ATGGAGCGCATCGAGGAGGCGGCCGTGGGCCCCTGCGCAGCCTCCCCTTACCTGCGGCCTCTCACGATGCGTTACCGCCAG AATGGCATCCAGAAGTCATGGGACTTCATGAAGACACACGACAG tgTGGCTGTCCTGCTGTTCAACACCTCTCAGCGTAGCCTGGTGCTGGTGAGGCAGTTCCGGCCAG CTGTGTATGCAGGCGAGGTGGAGCGCCACTTCCCAGGAGCTCTGGCTGTGGGGCAGGATGCCCCCCGGGCACTGCCCAGCCTGCCTGGCTCTGTGGGAGTGACCCACGAGCTGTGTGCAGGGCTAGTGGACCGGCCAGGACTATCGCTGGAGGAGGCAGCGTGTGAGGAGGTGTGGGAGGAGTGTGGCTACCGCCTGGTACCCTCAGCCCTGCGCCGAGTGGCCACCTACAA GGCCGGCGTGGGAGTGACCTGCTCCAGCCAGACCATGTTCTACGCTGAGGTGACCAACAGCCAGCGGCAGGGCCCAGGCGGGGGCCTGGAGAAGGAAGGCGAGCTCatccaggtggtgcacctgcctCTGCAGGGTGCCCAGGCCTTCGCAGAGGACCCGGCTGTGCCTAAGACGCTGGGTGTCCTTTTCGGCATCTCTTGGTTCCTCAGCCATGTGGCACCTGGCCTGGGGCCCCCATAA
- the BRF1 gene encoding transcription factor IIIB 90 kDa subunit isoform X2, protein MTALRLLQRMKRDWMHTGRRPSGLCGAALLVAARMHDFRRTVKEVISVVKVCESTLRKRLTEFEDTPTSQLTVDEFMKIDLEEECDPPSYTAGQKKLRLQQLEQVLSKKLEEVEGEISTYQDEIEIELENSRPRAKGALASLNQDGSMEDAILFGEEDTEDEELEVAASHLNKDFYRELCGTPGGSEAPVGAEGDSRPPDLEALLGPLPTAASLGISDSIRECISSQSGDTKDASGDGELDLSGIDDLEIDRYILNEAETRVKAELWMRENAEYLQEQREKEARIAKEKELGIYKEHKPKKSGKRKEPILASTAGEAIERMLEQKKLSSKINYSVLRDLNSKGAGPLPEEAPTQGQPRPRRPPRKSRARRPDPPSSNVGKRLRPAMSTQPAKRAAVGETAPPESNPALGAELPRPGVAATVVVESGPVSYHAEEEAEDEEAEEEDGEPCVSALQMMGADDYGCDGDEDDGY, encoded by the exons ATGACGGCCCTGCGGCTGCTGCAGAGGATGAAGCGGGACTGGATGCACACGGGCCGGCGGCCCTCAGGGCTCTGCGGGGCAG cACTCCTGGTGGCTGCTAGGATGCACGACTTCCGGAGGACAGTCAAGGAGGTCATCAGTGTGGTGAAGGTGTGCGAGTCCACCCTGCGCAAGAG ACTCACGGAATTCGAGGACACTCCCACCAGCCAACTGACAGTGGACGAGTTCATGAAGATTGACCTGGAGGAGGAATGTGACCCGCCATCCTACACAGCTGGCCAGAAGAAGCTGCGGTTACAGCAG CTGGAGCAAGTACTGTCTAAGAAGCTAGAGGAGGTGGAGG GCGAGATTTCCACCTACCAGGACGAGATCGAGATAGAGCTTGAGAACAGCCGACCAAGGGCCAAAGGAGCACTGGCCAGCCTAAACCAGGACG GCTCCATGGAGGATGCCATCCTGTTTGGTGAGGAGGACACGGAGGATGAGGAGCTGGAAGTGGCTGCCAGCCACCTGAACAAGGACTTCTACCGAGAGCTGTGTGGCACCCCAGGGGGCTCAGAGGCCCCAGTGGGTGCTGAGGGTGACAGCAGGCCACCTGACCTGGAGGCCCTGCTTGGGCCGCTGCCCACAGCCGCCAGCCTGGGCATCTCGGACTCCATCCGCGAGTGCATCTCCTCTCAGAGTGGTGACACCA AGGATGCCTCTGGTGATGGGGAGCTTGACCTCAGCGGGATCGATGACCTGGAGATAGATCGG TACATCCTCAATGAGGCGGAGACCCGGGTGAAGGCTGAGCTGTGGATGCGGGAGAACGCCGAGTACCTGCAGGAGCAACGTG aaaaagaaGCAAGAATTGCCAAGGAGAAAGAGCTAGGCATCTACAAAGAGCACAAG CCCAAGAAGTCCGGCAAGCGAAAGGAGCCAATCCTGGCGAGCACAGCTGGGGAGGCCATCGAGAGGATGCTGGAGCAGAAGAAGCTGTCCAGCAAGATCAACTACAGTGTGCTGCGAGACCTCAATAGCAAGGGTGCTGGCCCCCTGCCTGAGGAGGCCCCCACCCAGGGCCAGCCCCGGCCCCGCCGGCCCCCCCGCAAGTCCCGGGCAAGGAGGCCCGACCCCCCCAGCAGCAATGTGGGCaagag GTTGAGGCCAGCTATGTCCACGCAGCCAGCAAAGAGGGCAGCTGTGGGAGAG ACTGCACCCCCTGAAAGCAACCCTGCCCTGGGGGCTGAGCTGCCCAGGCCCGGGGTGGCAGCCACGGTGGTGGTGGAGAGTGGGCCAGTGTCCTACCACgcagaggaggaggcagaagacgaggaggcagaggaggaggatggggagccCTGCGTCAGCGCCCTGCAGATGATGGGGGCCGACG ATTATGGCTGTGATGGGGACGAGGATGACGGCTACTGA